The proteins below are encoded in one region of Lentimicrobium sp. L6:
- a CDS encoding sensor histidine kinase gives MKIKLLLFLLVLFSSQLFSQTPGMQFFHTHDGLPSDEVYKSLIDDKGYLWFATNNGVCYFDGETFTTLDINDGLTENTILEIEKDRFGRIWFAGISGLLSYYENGKVHHFKGNDIIKTLKNSVEIIASGTLYPFDTNEVVFSLTRGKMIHIKGDKFELYNINRGDSVCISKPDDQHLFYSQYNKNKDSVITTAIIDGQKIELKYRCKNTADILPNRNLYIEFPDKVIYFTDSQAFTFHKDGRILTYPIDYTPLYAIKGILGGIWVGSVDHGLMFYRDESLASPPHLSFLEDQCVTSLRYDQNTRGWVTTLLGGVHHVQSLYITNYSAGGNFIANYISQILKVSEERFIGVSRTNKIFILDGLKSKLQKIEIPALEREIVNKAKIYHGNLYLSSSAAFYEIPINTLFQNKSRMAEAKRYPFTNGKDFVIQDSILWFATSTGLLYCEDFFSIENKKLTRLENTKNLRMNKISSYIPPDKEEGFSYLLFQDMNNLRRLRYLKDNPQKAQLSELHFINQDKYTTSNTFITPKNSEDVIIGTKGRGLFWVKTDTVFIFNESSGLLSNNIQVLKQLNDSTIYLGTNKGINIVEFSIYKYPVIKSSKIIKKNDGLMGSDIHDLKIVKNNHLLAATDRGLSLINLPIVLSMEDKFPIYIDEFMVNGENRFQSSIGHFELEHYENNIEIGYNAIDFHDKKNITYYYRITDGGNEEWEKIKRASVVMPYMPAGNYTFEVKGINSYGYESDNIDSISFSIKKVFYDTWFFKILVSFSILALLGAIFYFYYSKRNERLQNEKVLADFHQQSLTRVMNPHFMFNALNSVNSYIVNNRTNDATYFVKQIGDLIRQIFNSAYHKEITLEKEVKLLNSYLSLEQRRSNSYFNFIIKLESDLEQFTIPSIMIQIFAENSIIHGFSDLKIRGALLLIQFKKVGELVECIILDNGIGRKKAMEFKTEKSNKRELHGLKVIEERIKLLNIHNSKQKILFEVIDLQNHLTREAKGTKVILKFPYQRGIKLIGEQEKNL, from the coding sequence ATGAAAATTAAACTTTTATTATTTCTATTGGTCCTATTTAGCTCCCAGCTTTTTTCACAAACGCCTGGAATGCAATTTTTCCATACCCACGACGGACTACCTTCAGATGAAGTATACAAGAGTTTAATCGACGACAAAGGGTATTTATGGTTTGCAACTAATAATGGCGTATGTTATTTTGATGGAGAAACTTTCACCACATTAGATATAAATGATGGTTTAACAGAAAATACCATTCTAGAAATTGAAAAAGATCGTTTTGGACGAATTTGGTTTGCTGGTATCTCAGGCTTATTATCTTATTATGAAAATGGCAAAGTCCATCACTTCAAAGGCAATGATATTATAAAGACCTTGAAAAATAGTGTGGAGATCATTGCCTCCGGAACCCTATATCCATTCGACACCAACGAAGTTGTATTTTCTCTAACTAGAGGAAAGATGATTCATATCAAGGGTGATAAATTTGAATTATATAATATAAATCGAGGAGATAGCGTTTGTATCTCAAAACCAGATGACCAACATCTATTTTACAGTCAATATAACAAAAACAAAGACAGTGTTATCACCACTGCTATTATTGATGGACAAAAAATCGAATTAAAATATCGATGCAAAAATACCGCAGACATCCTACCCAATAGAAACCTATATATAGAATTCCCTGATAAAGTAATATATTTCACAGATTCACAAGCATTTACTTTTCATAAAGATGGTCGTATTCTTACATATCCTATTGATTATACTCCTCTTTATGCCATAAAAGGAATTTTGGGAGGAATATGGGTTGGGAGTGTTGATCATGGGTTGATGTTCTACAGGGATGAATCATTGGCAAGCCCTCCCCATCTTTCATTTTTAGAGGATCAGTGTGTTACCTCTTTAAGGTACGACCAGAATACAAGAGGATGGGTTACTACATTATTGGGTGGTGTGCATCATGTACAATCTTTATATATCACTAATTACTCTGCGGGAGGGAACTTTATAGCCAATTACATATCTCAGATATTAAAAGTAAGTGAAGAAAGATTCATAGGGGTTTCAAGAACCAATAAAATATTTATTCTAGATGGTTTAAAATCCAAACTTCAAAAGATTGAAATCCCTGCCCTAGAAAGAGAAATAGTCAATAAAGCCAAGATATACCATGGGAATTTATACTTGAGTTCTAGTGCTGCTTTTTATGAAATTCCAATAAACACACTATTTCAAAATAAAAGTAGAATGGCAGAGGCTAAAAGATATCCCTTCACCAACGGTAAAGATTTTGTCATTCAAGACTCGATTTTATGGTTTGCCACCAGTACTGGGCTTTTATATTGCGAAGATTTTTTCTCTATAGAAAATAAGAAGCTCACAAGGCTAGAAAATACCAAAAACCTAAGAATGAACAAAATATCATCCTACATTCCTCCTGACAAAGAGGAGGGATTTTCCTATTTACTATTTCAAGACATGAACAATTTGAGGAGGTTGCGATATTTGAAAGACAATCCTCAGAAAGCTCAGTTATCAGAACTCCATTTTATAAATCAAGACAAATACACCACCTCTAACACCTTTATCACACCAAAAAATAGTGAGGATGTAATTATTGGAACAAAAGGTAGGGGCCTATTTTGGGTAAAAACAGATACTGTTTTCATTTTTAATGAAAGCTCAGGCCTTCTTAGCAATAATATTCAAGTTTTAAAACAATTAAATGACTCTACTATATATTTAGGTACCAACAAAGGGATCAATATTGTAGAATTCTCTATTTATAAATATCCAGTTATTAAATCGTCAAAAATCATTAAAAAAAATGATGGCCTTATGGGTAGCGATATTCACGATTTAAAGATAGTGAAAAACAATCATCTGTTGGCAGCAACTGATAGAGGTTTATCACTTATCAATCTCCCTATTGTTTTATCTATGGAAGATAAATTCCCAATATACATTGATGAATTCATGGTAAATGGTGAGAATAGATTTCAATCCAGTATAGGTCATTTCGAACTGGAACATTATGAAAACAATATTGAAATAGGATATAATGCTATTGATTTTCATGATAAAAAAAACATCACCTATTATTATAGAATTACTGATGGAGGAAATGAAGAATGGGAAAAAATAAAGCGAGCCAGCGTGGTGATGCCTTATATGCCAGCAGGGAATTATACATTTGAAGTTAAAGGCATTAATTCATATGGATACGAAAGTGACAATATAGATTCCATCAGTTTTTCAATTAAAAAGGTTTTTTACGATACTTGGTTTTTTAAGATTTTGGTTTCATTTTCTATTCTAGCTCTGCTAGGTGCCATATTCTATTTTTACTATTCTAAGAGGAATGAAAGACTTCAAAATGAGAAAGTACTTGCAGACTTCCATCAACAATCCCTCACCCGTGTCATGAATCCCCATTTCATGTTTAATGCTTTAAACTCTGTTAACTCCTATATTGTAAATAATAGAACCAATGATGCCACTTATTTTGTAAAACAAATCGGCGATCTTATCCGTCAAATTTTCAATAGTGCCTATCATAAAGAAATCACCCTCGAAAAAGAGGTTAAGCTTTTAAACTCCTACCTTAGTTTAGAACAGCGAAGAAGCAATAGTTATTTTAACTTTATAATTAAATTGGAATCTGATTTAGAACAATTCACAATTCCATCCATCATGATTCAAATATTTGCAGAAAACAGCATCATCCATGGTTTCTCCGATTTAAAAATTAGAGGAGCTTTATTATTGATTCAATTTAAGAAAGTAGGAGAACTGGTTGAATGTATTATTTTAGATAATGGAATTGGTCGAAAAAAAGCAATGGAATTTAAAACAGAAAAATCCAATAAAAGAGAACTCCACGGATTAAAAGTAATAGAAGAAAGAATAAAACTTTTGAACATCCATAATTCCAAACAAAAGATTTTATTCGAAGTTATTGATCTTCAAAATCATTTAACAAGAGAAGCCAAAGGGACGAAAGTCATCCTTAAATTTCCATATCAAAGAGGAATAAAACTTATCGGAGAACAAGAAAAGAATTTATAA
- a CDS encoding LytTR family DNA-binding domain-containing protein, with amino-acid sequence MKKKIKAWLIDDESDAQALVKKILVENYKEIELLGTSINIDDAFLQIKKYKPNLVFLDINLPRGSGINLLERFPIRKFEVIVISGFPENKNKLARFRDIPFLQKPYSIEDLKQLTDKALENLNKDLHKVHRYDSV; translated from the coding sequence ATGAAAAAGAAAATCAAAGCCTGGTTAATTGACGACGAATCTGATGCACAAGCCCTAGTTAAAAAAATATTAGTTGAAAACTATAAGGAGATTGAGCTTTTGGGGACTTCAATAAATATTGATGATGCTTTTCTACAGATAAAAAAGTATAAACCAAACTTGGTGTTCTTAGATATTAATCTACCAAGAGGCTCTGGAATCAATCTTTTAGAAAGGTTCCCAATTAGAAAGTTTGAAGTCATTGTCATTAGCGGCTTCCCAGAAAACAAAAATAAACTGGCCCGTTTCCGTGATATCCCATTTTTACAGAAACCCTATTCTATTGAAGACCTAAAGCAACTTACTGATAAAGCTCTTGAAAATCTTAATAAGGACTTACACAAAGTTCACCGCTACGACTCTGTTTAA
- a CDS encoding YicC/YloC family endoribonuclease, translating to MIKSMTGFGKNVVSLPNKSINIEFRSVNSKNFDFISRIPSQYREKEPQIRKLVQTILVRGKIELSINEVSGESNSSVQINNNALKMHFKSMQETALELGITPNADMLSAILRIPDVLVPQIEDIDEKEWDQIMQGVETACLALDNFRQQEGLSLNKDFSERIENIRQYQNEIPALEEARVTHLRAKFEKDLSDLIDRSNIDENRLEQELIYYMEKLDITEEKVRLSQHLDYFNEVLSEDLSQGKKLNFISQEIGRELNTLGSKANQAQIQHLIVRMKDELEKIKEQLLNIL from the coding sequence ATGATAAAATCGATGACTGGCTTTGGCAAAAACGTGGTGAGCTTGCCAAACAAATCCATAAATATTGAATTCCGCTCTGTTAATAGTAAAAACTTTGACTTCATCAGTCGAATTCCATCTCAATACAGGGAGAAAGAACCTCAAATCAGAAAACTAGTTCAAACTATTTTAGTGAGAGGGAAAATAGAACTCAGTATTAATGAAGTAAGTGGAGAATCTAACTCCTCAGTCCAGATTAACAATAATGCATTGAAGATGCATTTTAAAAGTATGCAAGAAACAGCATTGGAATTAGGAATTACTCCTAACGCAGATATGCTTAGTGCCATCCTCCGAATTCCAGATGTATTGGTTCCACAAATTGAAGATATAGATGAAAAAGAATGGGATCAAATTATGCAAGGTGTGGAAACAGCCTGTTTGGCATTAGATAATTTCCGCCAACAAGAAGGACTATCTTTAAACAAAGATTTTTCTGAACGTATTGAAAACATCAGGCAATATCAGAATGAAATACCAGCTTTGGAAGAAGCTAGAGTAACACATTTAAGAGCAAAATTCGAGAAAGATTTAAGTGATCTAATAGATCGAAGTAACATAGATGAGAATAGATTAGAGCAAGAACTCATATATTATATGGAGAAGCTAGATATTACCGAAGAAAAAGTAAGACTATCTCAACACCTCGATTATTTTAACGAAGTGCTATCTGAAGACCTTTCTCAGGGTAAGAAACTCAATTTCATCAGTCAGGAAATAGGCAGAGAATTAAATACCCTAGGAAGCAAAGCCAATCAAGCTCAAATTCAACACTTAATAGTGAGAATGAAGGATGAATTAGAAAAAATAAAAGAACAACTGCTTAATATTTTATAA
- the gmk gene encoding guanylate kinase — translation MGTSALKRKYIIFSAPSGSGKTTIVREMMKRGFPLEFSVSATSRTPRGNEKDGVDYHFLSLEEFNKKIKNNEFIEWEEVYAGVKYGTPKSELDRIFSEGKLPIFDLDVVGGINLKKLLGKNALAVFIQVSNIDVLKDRLINRATDSEESIQKRLDKAEYEMSFASQFDVIIINNKLEDAYEETFQTLTNFING, via the coding sequence ATGGGTACCTCTGCTTTAAAACGAAAATATATTATATTCTCCGCTCCTTCTGGTTCAGGGAAAACAACTATTGTTCGGGAAATGATGAAAAGAGGATTCCCTCTAGAATTCTCAGTATCAGCTACTAGTAGAACTCCTAGAGGAAATGAAAAAGATGGAGTTGATTATCATTTTCTTAGCTTAGAGGAGTTCAACAAGAAGATTAAGAATAATGAGTTTATTGAATGGGAAGAAGTTTATGCTGGCGTAAAATATGGCACTCCAAAATCTGAATTAGACAGGATCTTTTCGGAGGGCAAACTCCCCATTTTCGACCTAGATGTAGTTGGAGGAATAAACCTTAAAAAACTTCTTGGCAAAAACGCTCTAGCCGTCTTTATTCAAGTATCTAATATTGATGTACTCAAAGATCGATTAATCAATAGAGCTACTGATAGCGAGGAGAGTATTCAAAAAAGGTTAGACAAAGCTGAATATGAAATGAGTTTTGCTTCTCAATTTGATGTGATTATTATCAATAACAAGCTGGAGGATGCCTACGAAGAAACATTTCAGACTTTAACAAACTTCATCAATGGATAA
- the nadD gene encoding nicotinate (nicotinamide) nucleotide adenylyltransferase: MDKPKQKIGLYFGSFNPIHIGHMAIANYMLEFTDLDKIWFVVSPQNPLKEKKSLLADYHRLEMAHQALEDEYDMKASNIEFNMPQPSYTIDTLTRLDEKYPNKEFLVIMGGDSVESIHKWKNYETLLKEYKIYVYARPGAKHESHLHEHIKVFHAPQMEISASFIRNAIKDGKNIRYFLPRKVWEYIKEMHFYEK; the protein is encoded by the coding sequence ATGGATAAACCAAAACAAAAGATAGGCCTTTACTTTGGTTCTTTCAACCCCATCCATATCGGGCATATGGCTATAGCTAATTATATGCTGGAATTTACAGACCTTGATAAAATTTGGTTTGTGGTATCTCCGCAAAATCCATTAAAGGAGAAAAAAAGTCTATTGGCTGATTATCATAGATTAGAAATGGCTCATCAAGCTTTAGAGGATGAATATGATATGAAAGCCAGCAATATTGAGTTTAATATGCCTCAACCTAGCTATACCATTGATACCTTAACTAGGTTGGACGAGAAATATCCAAACAAAGAGTTTCTTGTGATTATGGGTGGTGATAGTGTTGAAAGTATTCATAAATGGAAAAATTATGAAACGCTTTTAAAAGAATATAAAATATATGTCTATGCACGACCAGGCGCCAAACATGAAAGCCACTTACATGAGCATATAAAAGTTTTTCATGCTCCTCAAATGGAAATTTCAGCTAGTTTTATTAGAAATGCTATAAAAGATGGTAAAAATATCAGATATTTCCTGCCTAGAAAAGTGTGGGAATACATCAAAGAGATGCATTTCTATGAGAAATAA
- a CDS encoding PAS domain S-box protein → MKENNKSSRNKEETTLDLIAQNIDDIIWKLDIQTMKLTYISPSVYSIRGFTPKEVMDGSVEDSCHPEDLKLALEKVNRLFYSSKNNRFSPNYKLEMRQTKKDGTYVWLEVKISLILNKDGKPVKAIGVSRDISDSKNETKELKKSLEREKFFADIIRHSSQPIGIGYLDGRGALLNQAAYDLLGYSEEEMTKINWRDDLTPAKWYAEEDEVLKESILEKKAKTYKKEYIHKSGRIIPIEIRVHPKFDDHGELSYFLAFITDITEIEKTRIKLDQTNERFNLALKGTNDGLWDWKVGSKTVYLSPRYLEIIGYHPGELEFSLDSLLDLIHPNDIDTVKYNQEHFAISQNIRLEQQFRLKHKKGYYVPVLSRVFKVVNEKGHAIRMIGTHIDLTEAHLMQQKIDEGELRYKTLFENSNIGIAISNEQGEVFESNATLKETLGIPYDSETRYSAEQFYYYSKDRKYFIELLNKDGEVKNFHFKGVGLDGEILWLSMSSRKLRIDGEIRILNALTDITQQVIAEQKLKESEERFKHLSKLTLEGILIHDNGLILDVNESFVKMCGYGKKELLHQDFFQICMENDDSRKEYFKELESSKQSKEMAIFTKRGIRTPVLVSSRITSFRGQSVQVSSFHNITNRIEAEQNIRKLSAAVEQSGHSIVITNTKGIIEYLNPQFVKMFEFSLLEALGKPISIIESGYHSAEFQKELWCQIEDGQVWKGEFLNKSKNDKLYWVSASISPIKDRDGQVTHYLSIMDDITQKKKFEKELIEAKKNAEKSDQLKSAFLANMSHEIRTPLNGIIGFTDLLNDPEEVFSGHEITRYLNIISNNGQLLLHLVNDIIDISKIESGQMHISVQEFSLSEVLQKLENSFENSMKPNVELRIQHITEEINLQTDFTRVFQVFNNLISNALKFTDRGYVSIDFEEETEHLMVCIEDTGCGISEEAQKIIFDRFAQGRPINDQLLGGTGLGLSITKGLVKLLGGEIWVDSVDGEGSVFRFRILKSMKKS, encoded by the coding sequence ATGAAAGAAAATAATAAATCTTCTAGGAATAAAGAAGAAACTACTCTTGACCTTATTGCCCAAAATATTGACGATATTATTTGGAAGTTGGATATCCAAACCATGAAACTTACTTATATAAGTCCTTCGGTTTACAGTATCCGTGGATTCACGCCTAAAGAGGTCATGGATGGAAGTGTAGAGGATAGTTGCCATCCCGAAGATTTGAAATTAGCTTTAGAAAAGGTTAATAGGCTGTTTTATAGTTCTAAGAATAATAGGTTTTCGCCAAATTATAAATTAGAGATGCGGCAAACCAAAAAAGACGGAACTTATGTTTGGTTAGAGGTTAAAATTTCATTGATTCTGAATAAAGATGGGAAGCCTGTTAAAGCAATTGGAGTGTCACGAGATATTTCTGATTCAAAAAATGAGACAAAAGAATTAAAGAAGAGCTTAGAAAGAGAGAAGTTTTTTGCTGATATCATCAGGCATTCTTCGCAACCCATTGGAATTGGATACCTTGATGGTAGAGGAGCATTATTAAATCAAGCTGCTTACGATTTACTCGGTTATTCTGAAGAGGAAATGACAAAGATAAATTGGAGGGATGATCTTACTCCAGCAAAATGGTATGCTGAAGAAGACGAGGTTTTAAAAGAAAGTATTCTTGAAAAGAAGGCAAAAACCTATAAGAAGGAATATATTCATAAATCAGGAAGAATAATTCCAATTGAAATTAGAGTTCATCCAAAATTTGATGATCATGGTGAATTGTCTTATTTTTTGGCCTTTATTACTGATATCACTGAAATAGAAAAAACTAGAATTAAACTGGATCAAACCAATGAACGATTCAATTTAGCCCTTAAAGGAACTAATGATGGTTTATGGGATTGGAAAGTTGGATCAAAGACTGTTTATTTGAGTCCGCGTTATTTGGAGATAATAGGGTATCACCCAGGGGAATTAGAATTCAGCCTTGATTCACTTCTTGATTTAATTCACCCAAACGATATTGACACTGTGAAATATAATCAAGAGCATTTTGCCATTTCTCAGAATATTAGGCTGGAACAGCAGTTTCGGCTCAAACATAAAAAAGGATATTATGTTCCTGTTTTATCTAGGGTTTTCAAAGTTGTTAATGAAAAAGGGCATGCCATTAGAATGATTGGTACTCATATTGATTTAACTGAAGCCCATTTGATGCAGCAAAAAATTGATGAAGGTGAGCTTCGTTACAAAACATTATTCGAGAACTCCAACATTGGAATCGCTATATCAAATGAACAAGGTGAGGTATTTGAATCTAATGCCACATTAAAAGAAACTCTTGGAATTCCTTATGATTCTGAAACTCGGTATAGTGCTGAGCAGTTTTATTATTATTCAAAGGATAGGAAATATTTCATTGAACTTTTAAATAAGGATGGAGAGGTTAAGAATTTCCATTTTAAAGGAGTTGGGTTAGATGGAGAAATTCTTTGGTTGAGCATGTCGAGTAGAAAGTTGAGAATTGATGGTGAGATTAGAATATTAAACGCTTTAACAGATATTACTCAACAGGTGATAGCTGAACAAAAACTCAAAGAAAGTGAAGAGAGATTCAAGCATCTGTCTAAGTTGACATTAGAAGGGATATTAATACATGATAATGGGCTTATATTAGATGTGAATGAATCTTTTGTTAAGATGTGTGGATATGGAAAAAAGGAGTTGCTCCATCAAGATTTTTTCCAAATATGTATGGAAAATGATGATTCTAGAAAGGAATATTTTAAAGAACTGGAATCCTCTAAGCAATCTAAAGAAATGGCTATTTTTACAAAAAGGGGCATTAGAACACCTGTATTAGTGAGTAGCCGAATTACAAGTTTTAGAGGTCAGAGCGTTCAGGTGAGCTCCTTTCATAATATTACGAATAGAATAGAAGCCGAGCAAAATATACGAAAATTGTCAGCAGCTGTAGAACAGAGTGGGCATTCCATAGTGATTACCAATACAAAGGGAATCATAGAATATTTGAATCCTCAGTTTGTGAAAATGTTTGAGTTTAGTTTATTAGAAGCCTTAGGAAAGCCTATTTCTATTATAGAATCGGGATACCATTCCGCAGAATTTCAGAAGGAGCTTTGGTGTCAAATTGAAGATGGTCAAGTTTGGAAGGGCGAATTTTTAAATAAGAGTAAAAATGATAAGCTGTATTGGGTAAGTGCCTCCATTAGCCCCATTAAAGATAGAGATGGACAAGTGACTCACTATTTGAGTATCATGGATGATATTACTCAAAAAAAGAAGTTTGAAAAGGAACTCATTGAAGCCAAAAAAAATGCAGAAAAGAGTGATCAATTAAAATCTGCATTTTTAGCAAATATGAGTCATGAAATTAGAACTCCATTAAATGGAATAATAGGTTTTACGGATTTATTAAATGACCCTGAGGAAGTTTTTTCAGGTCATGAAATCACTAGATATCTAAATATCATTAGTAATAATGGTCAACTCCTATTACATCTGGTAAATGATATCATTGATATTTCAAAAATTGAATCAGGCCAAATGCATATATCTGTACAAGAGTTTTCTTTAAGCGAGGTTCTGCAAAAATTAGAAAATAGCTTCGAAAATTCAATGAAACCAAATGTGGAATTAAGGATTCAACATATTACTGAAGAAATTAATCTTCAAACTGATTTTACTAGAGTGTTTCAGGTGTTTAATAATTTGATTTCAAACGCATTAAAATTTACCGATCGGGGTTATGTTAGTATTGATTTTGAAGAAGAAACCGAACATTTAATGGTTTGTATAGAAGATACAGGTTGTGGTATTTCGGAGGAGGCCCAGAAAATCATATTCGATCGATTTGCACAAGGCCGTCCTATTAATGATCAGTTATTGGGAGGCACGGGTCTGGGCTTGTCTATCACAAAAGGTCTGGTGAAGTTATTGGGTGGTGAGATTTGGGTAGATTCTGTAGACGGAGAGGGCTCTGTTTTCCGATTTCGCATTTTAAAATCTATGAAAAAGAGCTAA
- a CDS encoding NAD-dependent epimerase/dehydratase family protein, which translates to MQTILGSGGIIGQEASYCLSEFSDQIRQVSRKPRQINATDQIFPADLRNESEVRTAVKGSEIVYLTAGLPYNTKIWAESWPKIMSNTIKACQEHHSKLVFFDNVYMYGKVDGFMTEDTPFNPCSTKGEIRAIIARQLMEEMEKGNIQALIARSADFYGPKASNTYITPMLFEKLKTGSKPQFMLTANKKHSFTYTPDAAKAMAFLGNKEEAYGQVWHLPTDQNALSMKEWSDLTSKYFGSRPDYSILSPWMIKMASLFSPVVRESQEMLYQFKYDYLFDSSKFTNKYFGATSYAEGIKTIYNMQYK; encoded by the coding sequence ATGCAAACAATTTTAGGTTCAGGTGGCATTATAGGTCAAGAAGCTTCCTATTGTTTATCAGAATTTTCTGATCAAATAAGGCAGGTAAGCAGAAAACCAAGGCAAATAAATGCCACAGATCAAATTTTTCCTGCTGATTTAAGAAACGAATCTGAAGTTAGAACTGCTGTTAAAGGTTCGGAAATAGTTTATCTTACAGCAGGTCTTCCCTATAATACCAAAATTTGGGCCGAATCATGGCCGAAAATCATGTCAAATACCATAAAGGCATGTCAAGAACATCATTCTAAATTGGTGTTTTTTGATAATGTGTATATGTATGGAAAAGTTGATGGCTTCATGACTGAAGATACTCCTTTTAACCCTTGCAGTACAAAAGGGGAAATACGAGCAATAATTGCCAGACAGTTAATGGAGGAGATGGAGAAGGGTAATATTCAAGCACTAATTGCTCGTTCTGCCGATTTTTATGGTCCAAAAGCCTCCAATACCTATATTACTCCCATGTTATTCGAGAAATTGAAAACAGGAAGTAAACCACAGTTTATGTTAACGGCGAATAAAAAACATTCCTTTACTTATACTCCAGATGCTGCAAAGGCTATGGCTTTTTTAGGAAATAAAGAGGAGGCTTATGGACAAGTTTGGCACCTGCCAACAGACCAGAATGCCCTCAGCATGAAAGAATGGTCGGATTTAACATCAAAATACTTCGGAAGTAGACCTGACTATTCTATTTTAAGTCCATGGATGATTAAAATGGCTTCTTTGTTTAGTCCTGTAGTAAGAGAATCCCAAGAAATGCTTTATCAGTTTAAGTATGATTATTTATTTGATAGTTCGAAATTTACAAATAAATACTTTGGTGCGACATCCTATGCCGAAGGAATAAAGACTATTTATAATATGCAATATAAATAG
- a CDS encoding MotA/TolQ/ExbB proton channel family protein, producing MKKLIALLTVAGMLSFGLFNVAYAQEEGAAIDTTATEQVVEETVPEVPATLEEPVKEEAGYHEVLKEQFIQGGAGFMGIVLLALIFGLAISIERIIYLNLSTTNTKKLLNKVENALHNGGIEASQEVCKNTRGPVASIFWEGLNKYDEGIDMVEKSIVALGGVLMGRLEKNLSWIALFIALAPMLGFMGTVIGMIGAFADIAAAGNISATVVASGIQVALLTTVFGLIVAIILQIFYNYCVAKIDAIVNDMEDSTIDFVDILTKFKSGK from the coding sequence ATGAAAAAACTAATTGCACTATTAACTGTAGCCGGAATGCTTAGCTTCGGTTTGTTCAATGTAGCTTATGCTCAAGAAGAAGGAGCCGCTATTGACACAACAGCTACTGAACAAGTAGTTGAAGAAACTGTTCCTGAAGTACCAGCTACTTTAGAAGAACCTGTAAAAGAAGAAGCAGGATACCATGAAGTATTGAAAGAGCAATTCATTCAAGGAGGTGCCGGATTTATGGGTATCGTTTTATTAGCCTTAATCTTTGGTTTGGCTATTTCTATTGAAAGAATTATCTATTTAAATCTTTCAACTACTAACACTAAGAAATTATTAAACAAAGTTGAAAACGCGCTTCACAATGGTGGAATTGAAGCTTCTCAAGAAGTTTGCAAAAACACTCGTGGACCAGTAGCTTCTATCTTCTGGGAAGGTCTTAATAAATATGACGAAGGAATCGACATGGTTGAAAAATCAATCGTTGCTCTTGGTGGTGTTTTAATGGGACGCTTAGAGAAAAACTTAAGCTGGATTGCATTATTTATCGCTCTAGCTCCTATGCTTGGTTTCATGGGTACTGTAATTGGTATGATTGGTGCTTTTGCCGATATCGCTGCTGCTGGTAACATTTCTGCTACTGTTGTTGCTTCTGGTATTCAAGTAGCTCTTTTAACAACTGTATTTGGTTTGATCGTTGCGATTATTCTTCAAATCTTTTACAATTACTGTGTAGCTAAAATTGATGCTATTGTTAACGATATGGAAGATAGCACTATTGATTTCGTTGATATCTTAACCAAATTTAAATCAGGTAAATAA
- a CDS encoding biopolymer transporter ExbD: MARKTPEFNASSMADIAFLLLIFFLVTTTMDVTTGINRKLPPPPDPTVKPPDIKDRNIMNILVSKSDRLLVNGKPGQLEDLKEDVIKFMTPHYPDDVAFPEVKEETIDLIGTVYKSRGIISLKNDRGTSYDMYIQVQDKIAQAFTQLKDELSDKKFGRKYADLNEDEAKAINEAVPVPVSEAEPEDVGTK; encoded by the coding sequence ATGGCAAGAAAAACACCCGAATTTAATGCAAGCTCAATGGCAGATATTGCTTTCTTGCTCTTGATCTTCTTTTTGGTAACAACTACTATGGATGTTACAACTGGTATCAATAGAAAGTTACCTCCACCACCAGATCCTACTGTCAAACCACCGGATATTAAAGATAGAAATATCATGAATATCTTAGTGAGTAAATCAGATAGACTTTTGGTAAATGGAAAACCTGGTCAGCTGGAAGATTTAAAAGAGGATGTTATAAAATTTATGACCCCTCACTATCCAGATGATGTAGCTTTTCCTGAGGTTAAAGAGGAAACTATAGATCTAATTGGTACTGTTTATAAAAGTAGAGGTATTATTTCATTGAAAAATGACCGTGGTACTTCATACGATATGTACATTCAAGTTCAAGATAAAATTGCTCAAGCTTTTACCCAACTTAAAGATGAATTATCCGACAAGAAATTTGGCAGAAAATATGCAGATTTAAATGAGGATGAAGCTAAAGCTATTAACGAAGCCGTTCCGGTTCCAGTGTCAGAAGCTGAACCAGAAGATGTGGGAACTAAATAA